Within Thermoplasmataceae archaeon, the genomic segment AATTCAGCATGGATTTTAGGGCAAGGTTAAATTTCCTGACAGATCTATCAACATCAGAACATAACGATCTATCCGGCATCATTGATAAGATTCGCAAGTTTAATCTTAGGCAAAGTGGACAGTGGGGGGCTTGATACGGTAATGCCAAATTCTGACGATGTTTCTGCCGTTAAGCTCGATGTTCAAGACAAAAAAAAGGCCTCAGGGCATTCTGTCTTCAAAGAGGGATTGCCATCTCCAACGCTTTTATTTTCGTTAAGGGTATTTGAAAAGATTTACAATAATAACTCCCTCTCCAACAAGCTCGAAGATGATCTAAAAAGGTCAAAAATCCCCCTGACAGCGGTTCAGTATCTATCTCTAATGTCACTTTATTCACTTTTCTTTCTCATAGCGGATATTGCAGTGTCTATCTCAGTCAGCCAGATTTTGAAATTCAATACAATTTACATAATCGCCGTGGCTTTCCTGTCATTCATCGCATGGGGGTTATACATTTTTTATTTTCCATCAAGTGTGACTTCAGCACGCAGAAAGGACATAGATGCAAAGCTCCCCATAGCAATAAGCTATATTTCTGCAATGGCATCTGCTGACATTCCGATTGACAGAATTTTCTCAGATCTCGGAAAGATTGAGCTTTATGGAGAAATTTCAAGAGAAGCTAAGTCAATAAGTGTGTTGACCGAAATATTTGGAATGGATATTCTCGGAGCCATAAAAGAAGCCTCTAAGTTTAGTCCGTCTCGGAGATTCGCAGAGTTTTTATCTGGTATATATACAACTGCAAATTCGGGGGGGAACCTTCGAGAATACCTGCTGGGTAAAGCAAAACAGTACAATTCAGAACTGACAATCGGAATAAGGCGTAATGTTGAGTCAATAGGTGTTCTGGCTGAGAGCTATATCACGGTTGGAGTAGCGTTTCCACTCATGATGATGGTAATCGTTGGCGTGATTGCGGTACTGTCACCTTCACCATCCCTGAACATAATTCTCTTCCTCGCGATCATAGTAGGTATAATGATACCGGTCATCACTGGTTTGTTCTCAATATTCATACGAAGCACAATGAAGGAGGTGGAATTCTGATCAACCCTCAAAGGAATCTTGTTTTTTCCTTTACTGTTGCGGCGGTTATCATACTCGTCTCAATAGGAACGTACCTGAACATACCATTCCTCAGTTTCAGATCATATCCTATCTTCGCTGCAACCCTGATCGTGATTTCAGCATTAACCCCATACGGTTATTATGAGTACAAGGAAAAGCTTGGCATGCTTGAAATGGAAAGACGGTTGCCTGATCTTTTGAGAGATATCGCGGAATACGCAAATTTCGGCCTCCCTGTTTCGCAATCAATAGTGAAAGCTGGAGGCAACGATTATGGGAGAATCAGTGAAATCGTCAGGAACATGGCTAAAAAAATCTCTTCGGGTGTTCCTGTTGAGGAAGCAATAGAATCTGAGGAGAAAAATCTTAAGTCCAAGGCTATCAAAAGGGCCCTTATAGTACTGAGAAAGGCAACCCAGTCTGGAAATAATATTTCGGAGGTTCTTCGCCTTGTATCTGAATTCTCCGGAGAGATGGAGGTTATTCGCGAGGGGCGGATATCCGAGATGAAAAATTTTGTACTTGTGATGTACGTGGCATTTGCAGTGTTTTTTTTTGTTGTCATTATCATCGACATCGAATTTCTGGGAAAAATATCACACGGAAGCTTTACTACACTCGGAATTGCAAGCGTTGCATTAATCAAAATAATATTTAGTATCGGTATCCTTGTACAGGGAGGAAGTACAGGCTTCATGTCTGGCATCCTTAGGGATGGAAGCATCGGGACAGGATCCTTCCTCGCTGGAGTAACACTTCTCTTATCGGTCGTAATTCTAGCTATTTTCGGGGTGATCTGAATGGCTGATGGCCATCGTCTGCTTGTTAAGGAGAGGCGAGAGGGTGACCTGTCGTTTCGCGAAATCCTTCCCGGCCTAATTTATTCCCATATATACAGAAATGCAGATGATAGACGGATTTCATACGAGATATTCGAGCCCCAGATGAGTCCCGTAGCAGAAGAGGAGTATAGGAAGCGCATAAGTAAAATCATTGAGAGCGGACTTAGTAACGGCACATCGTCCAAGAGGTGGGACTATCTTTTTTCAAGGGAATCTAAACATCCCGCGTCTAACATTCTGGGGGAATCAGACTTAGATGTGGTAGAATATTATGTTAACAGAGATATTTCGAGATACGGAAAAATAACAGGTCTTCTATTGGACCCCGATGTAGAGGACATATCGTGTGAAGGGGCGATTAAACCAGTGTTTGTTTTTATGAAAGCTTATGGTTTTATTCCCACAAATGTGAGTTATGCCACAGAGAATGAACTTAACTTTTTTATTCGCAAGATTGTCCAGGATTCTGGCAAGAATATATCTGTGGCCAGCCCCATCGTGGATAGCACCCTTCCTGATGGGTCGAGAATACAGGCATCTATAGGTGGAGATGTTACGCCAACAGGGCCAGCTTTTTCAATCAGAAAATTCCGGAAAGAGCCACTCACGCCGCTTGACCTTATCGGCCTTGGGACTGCCCCTTCAGAAGTTTTCGCCTATCTGTGGCTTGCGGTAGAATATGGTGCCAATATAATAATAACGGGAGGAACAGCTTCTGGCAAGACTGTCATGCTGAACTCAATTCTACTATTTATCCCGCAGAACCAGAAAATTATCACCATTGAGGACACCAGGGAGTTGAGGTTACCGCACGACAACTGGCTTTCTCTTATTTCCAGAGAAGGGACAGGTCGCGAAACGCGGGCCAATGGCAAGAGATTGGGACAGATAGATATGTTTGATCTCCTCACGGCATCCCTGCGGCACAGACCAAACTATATAGTAATAGGAGAAGTGAGAGGGCGTGAGGCATTTACCATATTCCAAGCCATGTCTACTGGGAGGTATGGACTTGCCACTTTTCACGCTGAAGATATAGACACCCTGATCCATAGGCTTGAATCTGAGCCAATCAATATCCCAAGAAATCTTATAGGCTCCCTGGACGCTGTCATAGTGATGGGCAATTTTGTATATAAGGGAGAAACCAGGAGGAGAGTCAAGTCACTGCTTGAAGTAATGCCTCCAGAGAGTCATAGGGGAGAGTTGACGGTGAATAAAGTCTATTCCTTGAATCATGATGATACCTTCAGCTCTTCCGGGTTCAGTTACCTTCTTCAGAAGATTGGAAACAGGTATGGCATACCGGCATCTGTCATGGAGAAGGATGTACAGATCAGAAAAGGTATTCTGGAATCAATGATCCGAAAGGGATCGACTAACTATGATGAATTTACAGGTATGATTTTCTCATTCTACCACGACAGGGATAAAGTTATAGAAATGTATGGCGTTTGATCATATCTTCGGCCCTTCCCTGGTAAGGCGATTGGCTATGAAGGGTGTGTATATGGTCTGAAGTATGATAGAAATTATAACGATGAAAGAAACTCCAACATAAATTGCCTGGCCGTATTGCAGCAGTAATGGTATGTTGTATTCCCTCCCTATGACAAGCGGTAAGGTGGAAAGAACGACCGATACAACGCCTCTGGGACCAACAAGAGAAATAAACAGCTTGGTCCTGTTGTTTATTGGTTTCTTTGAAATTTTCCTCGAAAATATACTTAAAGACGAAAAAACAGCTGCTGGTCTCGCAACAAAAATTACGCCAAGAGCCAGGGCGACGCCCATTTCCCAATAAACAAAAATGTTTGTCCTCGTAAGTATGCTTCCCAGAAGCAGAAAAATTATGGATTGAGACAGAAATGACAAATTCTCTTGAAATCCTGCTTCTCTGCTCCAGAAAATGCTCTTATCGTTGAAGTTCCCGACTATAGCTCCAGTGGCTATTATTGCGGGGAATGGCGTGATGCCGGAAGCTTCGAGGATAGTAAATTCCAGTATCACAATCCCAAGCATGAGCCCAACTATCAGGCTCTCGAAATTCAGGTATTTGTTCAAATAAATAACGCTGAAACCTATCGCGACGCCTATCACTGATGGGACAGCAATTTGCATAATCAGGAATGAGACTGTTCCCAGATACATGCCCACGTGACTTGCGAAAGTATTAAAGAGTTGGACATCCGGTGACTGTGATGCGACAAATGCCAGTGCAATCGTAAAGAGAATAATACCTAAGGGATCATTGAAAAGGCTTTCCCCTATAAGGGTTCCGGAGATGTCCTCCTTCACGCTGACCCTCCTAAATATTGGTATGAGGCTTGCAGGGTCAGTGGGGGAAATGATAGCTCCGAATATGAATCCAATGATAAACGGGGCGCCTGTCAGTAAGGAAAAAAGAATTGCGGCAATCAGGGCTGTTATGGTTATCCCTAGGGTGTCGAGAATTGCTATAGGAAAGAACTGGCTCCTGAGTACCTTGAGGTCTATATGGTGGCTTTCCGAGTAAAGGATTATGACTATTCCGAGAAGCCCGATACCTACTGTGCCAAATTCGGACATCAGGTACAGGGAAAAACTATTGCTTAGAACCCCTAACATGGGACCAAAAACAATGCCGAGGAGGATCAATATAGGGATATAGGCGATGGTCAATTTTCTCGAAATTGGGATAGCAAAAGCTGCAAGAATGAAAACGAAACTTATCTGATAATACTCATATGCAAATGTTGACACCATTAACCTTATCTTTCCTCTTACAGCATAGACTCAGGTAACCTCCTCTTATGCTCCGAGGCCCTGATTAGCTCGGAGACTCTAGCTTCCTCTTCGTTTGATGGCATTTTCCTGCGGTTGATCAGGTTTTCTATGGCGTTATCTATATCCCTGTATTTAAGCCCTAATTCCGATTCGTCGGTCTGGCCTTCCCACAATCCTGCACTTGGAGATTTGGAAAGAATGCTCGGCGGAATCTCCAGATACGCAGAAAGATCACGCACTTCGCTTTTAGAAAGGTGAAGGATGGGCTCAAGATCGCATCCTCCGTCCCCGTACTTTGTAAAGTACCCGGTGTAAAACTCACTTTTGTTGGTCGTGCCGACAACAAGGCCATCGTGAATATTAGCTTGATAATAGAGTACGCTCATTCTTATTCTCGACTTTATATTTCCCAGTGCCCGTCTATCACTGATTTTCAATGTGTGAGAAAAGGCAGAAACTATTTCGTGGATATCCACAGTTTGAACAGGAATACCCGTGGCCGAAGAAATCTTTTCTACGTCTATGGCATCAGCTGTTCCGTAAATCCCATCAGGGAGGTAAAAAGCTTTGACTCTTTCCTTGTCGAGAGACAGGGAAAGTAGTTTTAGTACCAGTGCACTATCGATACCACCACTGACCCCGAGAATAGCCTGTTTCTTAGAAACATAGGACCGGATAAATTTCACGATCTTTTGCACTGCCTCAGCAGAAACTGCAGAATTCACAGTATAGCTAATACTGGAAACTCAAATAAATATTTTTGATTATATATTTCAGCAGGTTTGAATGCATATCTGAATACCCGGCTTTGGGTTGTTCACCGGTGAGATCTCTTGTATTCGGCCGCCCTTACCGTGTTCTCCATAATGAGTGTGGCAGTAAGTGGTCCAACGCCTCCGGGAACAGGTGTGATCGCCCTTACAAATCCGTTCAGTTCCTCATAGTTAGCGTCGCCTTTTATACCATTTTCAACAGCATTTATCCCAACATCAACAATTATGCTATTCTCGCTGACATAACTCCGGTCAAGGAAATTTAGTTTTCCAACGGCTGGAACAATGATATCTGAGGCCTTAGTAATTTTCCTTATGTCCGGAGTCTTTGAATGGCAGACCGTAACTGTAAAATCACGGTTTATGAGCATCATTGCAAGAGGTTTGCCGACAATCGGTGACCTGTTGATGATGGCAACACTTGATCCCTGTGGAGGCTTTACGTCAGAAATTAGCTCTACCACAGCTGCTGCCGTGGCAGGGACAAGAAATTCATTCCTCAGGGCAATCATCCCTTGGTTCGTCGCGGTCATCCCATCGACATCTTTGTAAAAGGGGATGTTCTCCACCACCTTAAAGAAATCCAGATGCTTTGGGAGCGGATTTTCAACCATAACGCCGCTCACCTCCTCATCTAGTGAAATGCTGTTGATCTCTTCTATCAGTTTTTCATAGGTTATGCCAACATCAAACTTCTGATGGGAAACCTTAATGCCTATCTTGTTTCCCCTCTTTACCTTAGCTCGCACATATGTTTCTGTTGCCTCATCACTTCCGACCTGAACGAGAAATAGATGTGGGTCTATCCCATGATCCTTCAACGAAGTCACCCGTGCCTTCAGTGATTCAACCATTCTTTCTGCAAGTGGTCCACCAAGGATTTGTTCTGTCAATTCATTACCACCTCAATACAGACTTTATCTCACCGGAAGGTTTTCGTGAAAACAACTCCAGATTTTCAGGCGGAAAGATTCCGGTTATTAGATCGGATAACGAATTTCCATAAACATATTTCCACTTCCTAAGATATTCAATGGCCTTAATATAATGTATCTTGGCAGCATCCACGGTACCCGCAACGGTTATGTTGCGCTCTATGAAGAAGTCTAAATCCTTTCCGTCTATCGAAGCCGGCGCAGCTCTGCCATTGGTTCCAAAGAGAACAAGTACACCGTTGTAGGCAAGGGTCTTCAAGAATCTGAACACTGTTCCTGGGTCCCCGCTGGTATCGATTATCAGGTTGTTTTCATGGTCAATAGCCTTGCCCGGTTCCGTGATGTAGTCAAGGAACTCTATTCCGAAGCTGTGAATTATTTCCAGTTTCCTTGGCTCCAGTGAGTGCCTGTTGATCAAAGTGACGTCAAAACCATATTCTTTGGCAACCATTGCGTAAAGGAAAGCTTCAGATCCTGTCCCAATGACCATGCACCTTTTTCCCTCAAGGGTCGAAAATTCATTTGCGAATACAGATCTCTTTGAAACTATGTCAAAGACCTCAAACCCCTTGACTACATTTTTCAGGGGTTCTGTAAGCACAGCAACGTCCTTGAGTGCCACATCTGGGACTTTAACCAGGTAGTCCAGATTATCGTAAAAATATTCTCTCATGAAACCATCCATCCCAGTTATTCCAGCTTCATGTTTCTTGCCGTCGGAGCAGTTGTCCTGTCTCCCTATCCTGCAGTTTACACAATCACCCGGTCTCCTTACGATGGGTACTACGAGGTCCCCTTTTTTGAACTCATTGCTTTCAGCATAAATTTCTTCGATCATGCAAAGGGACTCATGCCCTAGGATCAGTCTATCAGAACCAGAGGGGTTGTAAGCGAAGGAAAGTGATCCAGAAACAATTCCTCTGTCTGTACCGCAAAGTCCGTTGTAAATGACCTTCAGTTTTACATTTTGCTCCGGTAGTTTTTCAATTGGAAGCCTGTCTATCTTAACTCCGCCACCTGGAGCAACTGTGTAAATTGCTTTTACATATTCCATGGCTTGCAATTTCAAAATGGTATTAAAATGTCGTAGTTCTAATTTAGGTCAGATTTCATATCTGGTGTCCCAATCTTAATCTCTTGGTATCAAGATAGAACTGGTCATAGGGCGTGGGTTCGCTGATAATGGGGATCCTGTCTGAAATCTTTATGTCGTACTTCTGCAGGAAATCAATTTTCAGCGGGTTATTTGTCATAAGTCTGATGGATTTTATCTTAAAGTATTTTATAACATTTACTGCAAAGGTATAATCCCTCTTGTCAGCAGGGAGGCCAAGCATAAGGTTGGCTTCAACCGTATCATAACCCTGATCCTGTAGGCTGTACGCCCTAATCTTGTCAAGCAGGCCAATGCCTCTCCCCTCCTGCCTGAGATAAATTAACATTCCGAAATCCTGTTTCCCAAGGAATTCCAGTGACTTTAAGAGCTGATCCCTGCAATCACATCTCTTTGAACCTAGGACATCTCCCGTAAGGCATTCAGAGTGGATTCTCACAGGCACATTCTCCTTGGAAGTAACGTCTCCCCTTACAAGAACTGCATTCTCTTCATTTTCCTCATCTGAGAACACGTATATTTCAAATAATCCGAAAATCGTCGGCAATTTTGCCTTTGAGTATAGCTTCACCATTTTATTCCTCGAATAAATTGATTTCTGATATAAAAATATGTACAACCATTTTTGTGTAACGTTGCAGTTCATATCTGTTTTTTTAACATGGGGCTTACAGTTGATTGTACAATTTCTCGCATAACACAAATTTTTCCGAGACCCTGAAGATATAGACGTCCCTGAATCCACTGGAATTCTGCTCTAACTCGTTCCTTAGGACATAGTATTCCTTTGGATCTATCTCGAAACGCGGAAAGACCCTTCTTGCCCCTGCACTCTTGAGAGAAGTATCCAGCGTAGAATTGTCACAGATGTCGAGAGTTCTGTAAGTCATCCCGGGGACAGACCTGTCCGGTTCGTTCTTTCCTGTAAGAAGAACTCTCCGCTTGTCTGAAGCAAGGAACTTGCATTCCCAGGTTTCAACTACTTTGTTGACAAGACCTGCATAGACCATTGCGGGATCCACCATGCAGATATACTGCTCAACTGTTTGCGACGATGTTAGATTCATTTTCTGCCTTACTCCGGAGATTATTTGCCCCTGAGGCAAAATCACGGCTCTGGTTTCAGTTTCTTTCAGGTCTCCAAAGTAAAGGGTAAGCCGATTCAACACACCGTTCACTGAAGCATATTCAGTCTCGGCATTTTTCGGTAAACGATCAAGCCGGGTCTGTGGGGGAATATCGAACGCGAATTTGTTTGTAATGCCAGCCAATCGCTTCATAACGTCTTCTGGTGGAGGCACAAGATCGTCGAGTCTTCTCTCCACAGCAGTGGATGGCCTGAGTGGATCAGAGAAAAATACTGCATTAGACGTTAACTCCGAAGTTTCAACTGGCCACTCCTTGTTCAGAAGTTCAACATTTTCGATTCCGTATGCCATGGCATTTAGCACAGATTCAAGATGTCTTATGCGATCCCTTTCAAAACCTATAACTTTATTGCTCTTAGAGAAAAATATTGCCTGCATTCCTCCGCCTGAACCAATATCGAATATGACCTCTCCGTGAATTCGTTTGGCCCGATAAGTTCCAACAATTTCAGGAGTTGAATACCTGGCGCTGTAATGATCAAGCCACAACCTGTCACCCAAAGAGAATTTTCCTCTTGTACTTATTCTGGACTGAGCTATCTCGATCAGGAAGGCAGCATTAACCTGATTCCTTCTTTCAAGTTCTCTCCTGATTCTGGAGTTGCTGAACCCGCTGTCCAGCATCTTCATAATTTCATTTATTCTGTCATCAATTTCCGCTCGAAAACACGCATCCCTGACTGCCGTTTCCAGCATACTCTCTATATTGTGCTTCAATTCTGACTGGTTATACGTTTCGCTCTATTAATTAGATAGTTACGATATCGTGAAACGTTAACAGATCGTTCATTAAGACCCAGTGATATCTAATCTACGGAAGAATTAATAAAAGTTCAAACGGTCATGTGTCAATGAAACTGGTCAGGGTTGGGAAGGTCAAAGAGGTATACGACGAAGGGGAGACGCTTCTGTTCAAGTTTACAGACAAGATATCCGTGTTTGACAAGATTATACCATCGAGGATACCTTTCAAGGGGGAATCGCTGTGCAGGACCTCGGAATTCTGGTTTAGGACTGTTGCACAGCAGGCTGGAGTTGAAACGCACCTTATTGAAAAAGTATCACCAATAGAAATGAGGGTAAGGAAGTTTACCGTCCCCGAAGGAAACGGCAACATTTTTTCAGTTAACTTTCTCATCCCGTTGGAATTTGTTGCAAGATATTATTTAGCTGGTTCACTGTATGACAGGGTGGCAGAAGGCAAAGTTGCGCTTTCTGAAATTGGATTGGCAGGCAAGCCGGTTTATGGTCAGAAACTTGATGATCCGTATCTCGAGGCAACTACCAAATTTGAAAGGTTTGACAGACCATTGAATAAGAGTGAAGCGCTGGAGATAGGCGGATTAAGAAATGAGGAGCTTTCAGAAATCTTCGAGTATATCCTTAAAATTGACAGAAGGATAGAGAAAAGAGTCGGATCAAATGGCCTCATCCACGCTGATGGAAAGAAAGAATTTGCGCTTGG encodes:
- a CDS encoding phosphoribosylaminoimidazolesuccinocarboxamide synthase codes for the protein MKLVRVGKVKEVYDEGETLLFKFTDKISVFDKIIPSRIPFKGESLCRTSEFWFRTVAQQAGVETHLIEKVSPIEMRVRKFTVPEGNGNIFSVNFLIPLEFVARYYLAGSLYDRVAEGKVALSEIGLAGKPVYGQKLDDPYLEATTKFERFDRPLNKSEALEIGGLRNEELSEIFEYILKIDRRIEKRVGSNGLIHADGKKEFALGDHRQPVIVDTFGTADEDRFWDRKEYENGRIIELSKESVRQYYRSNGYHDKLYEARSKGTKEPDISALPENLISQTSDLYRSLFTRITGEKW
- a CDS encoding NAD+ synthase, which encodes MNSAVSAEAVQKIVKFIRSYVSKKQAILGVSGGIDSALVLKLLSLSLDKERVKAFYLPDGIYGTADAIDVEKISSATGIPVQTVDIHEIVSAFSHTLKISDRRALGNIKSRIRMSVLYYQANIHDGLVVGTTNKSEFYTGYFTKYGDGGCDLEPILHLSKSEVRDLSAYLEIPPSILSKSPSAGLWEGQTDESELGLKYRDIDNAIENLINRRKMPSNEEEARVSELIRASEHKRRLPESML
- a CDS encoding type II/IV secretion system ATPase subunit, whose product is MADGHRLLVKERREGDLSFREILPGLIYSHIYRNADDRRISYEIFEPQMSPVAEEEYRKRISKIIESGLSNGTSSKRWDYLFSRESKHPASNILGESDLDVVEYYVNRDISRYGKITGLLLDPDVEDISCEGAIKPVFVFMKAYGFIPTNVSYATENELNFFIRKIVQDSGKNISVASPIVDSTLPDGSRIQASIGGDVTPTGPAFSIRKFRKEPLTPLDLIGLGTAPSEVFAYLWLAVEYGANIIITGGTASGKTVMLNSILLFIPQNQKIITIEDTRELRLPHDNWLSLISREGTGRETRANGKRLGQIDMFDLLTASLRHRPNYIVIGEVRGREAFTIFQAMSTGRYGLATFHAEDIDTLIHRLESEPINIPRNLIGSLDAVIVMGNFVYKGETRRRVKSLLEVMPPESHRGELTVNKVYSLNHDDTFSSSGFSYLLQKIGNRYGIPASVMEKDVQIRKGILESMIRKGSTNYDEFTGMIFSFYHDRDKVIEMYGV
- a CDS encoding type II secretion system F family protein, whose translation is MPNSDDVSAVKLDVQDKKKASGHSVFKEGLPSPTLLFSLRVFEKIYNNNSLSNKLEDDLKRSKIPLTAVQYLSLMSLYSLFFLIADIAVSISVSQILKFNTIYIIAVAFLSFIAWGLYIFYFPSSVTSARRKDIDAKLPIAISYISAMASADIPIDRIFSDLGKIELYGEISREAKSISVLTEIFGMDILGAIKEASKFSPSRRFAEFLSGIYTTANSGGNLREYLLGKAKQYNSELTIGIRRNVESIGVLAESYITVGVAFPLMMMVIVGVIAVLSPSPSLNIILFLAIIVGIMIPVITGLFSIFIRSTMKEVEF
- a CDS encoding type II secretion system F family protein, which encodes MISALTPYGYYEYKEKLGMLEMERRLPDLLRDIAEYANFGLPVSQSIVKAGGNDYGRISEIVRNMAKKISSGVPVEEAIESEEKNLKSKAIKRALIVLRKATQSGNNISEVLRLVSEFSGEMEVIREGRISEMKNFVLVMYVAFAVFFFVVIIIDIEFLGKISHGSFTTLGIASVALIKIIFSIGILVQGGSTGFMSGILRDGSIGTGSFLAGVTLLLSVVILAIFGVI
- a CDS encoding sodium:proton antiporter; amino-acid sequence: MVSTFAYEYYQISFVFILAAFAIPISRKLTIAYIPILILLGIVFGPMLGVLSNSFSLYLMSEFGTVGIGLLGIVIILYSESHHIDLKVLRSQFFPIAILDTLGITITALIAAILFSLLTGAPFIIGFIFGAIISPTDPASLIPIFRRVSVKEDISGTLIGESLFNDPLGIILFTIALAFVASQSPDVQLFNTFASHVGMYLGTVSFLIMQIAVPSVIGVAIGFSVIYLNKYLNFESLIVGLMLGIVILEFTILEASGITPFPAIIATGAIVGNFNDKSIFWSREAGFQENLSFLSQSIIFLLLGSILTRTNIFVYWEMGVALALGVIFVARPAAVFSSLSIFSRKISKKPINNRTKLFISLVGPRGVVSVVLSTLPLVIGREYNIPLLLQYGQAIYVGVSFIVIISIILQTIYTPFIANRLTREGPKI
- a CDS encoding bifunctional 5,10-methylenetetrahydrofolate dehydrogenase/5,10-methenyltetrahydrofolate cyclohydrolase, with the translated sequence MTEQILGGPLAERMVESLKARVTSLKDHGIDPHLFLVQVGSDEATETYVRAKVKRGNKIGIKVSHQKFDVGITYEKLIEEINSISLDEEVSGVMVENPLPKHLDFFKVVENIPFYKDVDGMTATNQGMIALRNEFLVPATAAAVVELISDVKPPQGSSVAIINRSPIVGKPLAMMLINRDFTVTVCHSKTPDIRKITKASDIIVPAVGKLNFLDRSYVSENSIIVDVGINAVENGIKGDANYEELNGFVRAITPVPGGVGPLTATLIMENTVRAAEYKRSHR
- a CDS encoding glucose 1-dehydrogenase — encoded protein: MEYVKAIYTVAPGGGVKIDRLPIEKLPEQNVKLKVIYNGLCGTDRGIVSGSLSFAYNPSGSDRLILGHESLCMIEEIYAESNEFKKGDLVVPIVRRPGDCVNCRIGRQDNCSDGKKHEAGITGMDGFMREYFYDNLDYLVKVPDVALKDVAVLTEPLKNVVKGFEVFDIVSKRSVFANEFSTLEGKRCMVIGTGSEAFLYAMVAKEYGFDVTLINRHSLEPRKLEIIHSFGIEFLDYITEPGKAIDHENNLIIDTSGDPGTVFRFLKTLAYNGVLVLFGTNGRAAPASIDGKDLDFFIERNITVAGTVDAAKIHYIKAIEYLRKWKYVYGNSLSDLITGIFPPENLELFSRKPSGEIKSVLRW
- the ribA gene encoding GTP cyclohydrolase II; translation: MVKLYSKAKLPTIFGLFEIYVFSDEENEENAVLVRGDVTSKENVPVRIHSECLTGDVLGSKRCDCRDQLLKSLEFLGKQDFGMLIYLRQEGRGIGLLDKIRAYSLQDQGYDTVEANLMLGLPADKRDYTFAVNVIKYFKIKSIRLMTNNPLKIDFLQKYDIKISDRIPIISEPTPYDQFYLDTKRLRLGHQI